From Corynebacterium sp. BD556, the proteins below share one genomic window:
- a CDS encoding MFS transporter, with product MIRAGSTAVLTPAEVEAVTSPWNARGLIPTLIAVAAAFGAWSLLLPVVPTAVIDAGGSETLAGATTGIFMLTTVITQLFVPALLRRFGYRTVIAVSSLLLGAPSLGLLLGVDASVVLTVSAIRGIGFGALSVAEAAIIAELVPKRLLGRTTGIFGACVGAAQMAFLPMGLWLSDLVGYSAVFVIATAIGTIGLVVCLSIPVIQRPDEADVELSAVRVPVWRLVSVPMLALMFVTTAYGAVANFLPVGVRELDPTASAAFAGILLSLLNLAAMMARYFSGIVLDRRGVPGTLMIPFQITAAVGVGIIAAVMFAKAPVWCLIPATLLYGAGFGAVQNEALTQLFYRLPRSKVSEASALWNISFDSGTGIGSMVYGALLVSMTMGQMYAIAGSVIVMGVVVTASDRLLGRYRVVEVDNLRHRMRSVQAPRFYKRGGR from the coding sequence ATGATTCGTGCCGGCAGCACGGCTGTGCTGACCCCAGCGGAAGTTGAAGCTGTGACGAGCCCGTGGAACGCCCGCGGCCTTATCCCCACGCTCATCGCCGTTGCCGCAGCTTTCGGTGCGTGGTCGCTGCTTTTGCCGGTGGTGCCGACGGCGGTGATCGACGCTGGCGGGTCTGAGACTCTCGCCGGCGCGACGACCGGCATCTTTATGCTCACCACGGTTATCACCCAACTGTTTGTACCGGCACTGCTGCGGCGCTTCGGCTACCGCACAGTCATAGCGGTGTCTTCGCTTTTGCTCGGTGCGCCCTCATTGGGGTTGCTCCTCGGTGTAGATGCCTCGGTTGTGCTGACAGTAAGCGCTATCCGCGGCATTGGCTTCGGGGCGCTTAGTGTTGCGGAAGCTGCAATCATCGCGGAACTGGTGCCCAAGCGCTTGTTGGGGCGCACCACAGGCATTTTCGGTGCTTGTGTGGGAGCTGCCCAGATGGCTTTTTTACCGATGGGTCTATGGTTGTCCGACCTGGTGGGTTACTCCGCTGTCTTTGTCATCGCTACCGCCATCGGGACGATCGGCCTCGTTGTGTGCCTGTCAATTCCGGTCATCCAACGCCCCGATGAGGCAGACGTTGAACTGTCGGCGGTGCGGGTGCCGGTGTGGCGTTTGGTTTCGGTGCCGATGCTCGCCCTGATGTTCGTCACCACCGCCTACGGTGCGGTGGCTAACTTCCTGCCTGTCGGTGTGCGCGAACTAGACCCGACCGCCAGCGCTGCGTTCGCCGGGATACTTCTGTCCCTGCTCAACCTGGCAGCGATGATGGCGCGCTACTTCTCTGGCATTGTGTTAGATCGCCGCGGCGTTCCCGGCACGTTGATGATTCCCTTTCAGATCACCGCGGCTGTCGGCGTTGGAATCATCGCGGCCGTCATGTTTGCTAAAGCCCCAGTGTGGTGTCTCATTCCCGCAACTTTGCTGTATGGGGCGGGCTTCGGCGCGGTGCAAAACGAGGCGCTGACCCAACTGTTCTACCGTCTTCCCCGGTCGAAAGTCTCCGAAGCGTCCGCGTTGTGGAACATCTCCTTCGACTCCGGCACAGGCATTGGTTCGATGGTCTATGGTGCGCTACTTGTCAGCATGACGATGGGGCAGATGTATGCCATCGCCGGCTCGGTGATTGTTATGGGTGTGGTGGTCACGGCCTCAGATCGTCTACTCGGCCGCTACCGCGTAGTGGAGGTGGACAACCTGCGCCACAGGATGCGCAGCGTGCAGGCGCCGCGGTTTTACAAACGCGGTGGTCGTTAG
- the hisB gene encoding imidazoleglycerol-phosphate dehydratase HisB — MAQPKKKKTARVGAATRTTSESDIAVSISLDGSGSTDIDTGVPFFDHMLTAFGTHGAFDLKVHATGDTHIDAHHTVEDTAITLGWALADAIGDKRGIRRFGSFLLPMDEALVEAVADFSGRPYFVMNGEPEHMLSHIIGGHYDTVINRHFFETLALNARLTLHLNVRYGRDPHHITEAEFKAVARALREAVDFDPRLTGVPSTKDAL; from the coding sequence ATGGCACAGCCTAAGAAGAAAAAGACCGCCCGGGTGGGCGCGGCGACGCGCACCACCTCTGAATCCGACATCGCCGTTTCCATCTCCCTCGATGGCAGTGGTTCTACCGACATCGACACCGGCGTGCCGTTTTTTGACCACATGCTCACCGCTTTCGGCACCCACGGAGCTTTTGATTTGAAGGTCCACGCCACGGGCGACACCCACATCGATGCGCACCACACCGTGGAAGATACTGCGATCACCTTGGGCTGGGCGCTTGCCGACGCCATCGGCGACAAGCGTGGCATCCGCCGCTTTGGTTCCTTCCTGCTGCCGATGGATGAAGCGCTCGTCGAAGCGGTTGCGGATTTTTCGGGCCGTCCCTATTTTGTGATGAACGGGGAGCCCGAACACATGCTCAGCCACATTATCGGCGGGCACTACGATACGGTGATCAACCGTCATTTCTTTGAAACCTTGGCATTAAACGCGCGGCTGACGCTGCACCTCAACGTGCGTTACGGGCGCGACCCACACCACATCACGGAGGCCGAGTTCAAAGCAGTGGCGAGGGCTTTGCGTGAGGCCGTGGACTTCGACCCCCGGCTCACCGGCGTGCCTTCAACTAAAGACGCGCTGTAA
- a CDS encoding histidinol-phosphate transaminase — MSAGTAAANTTVDELPLRLELKGRSAYGAPQLDVPVALNTNENPYPPSQALIDDLVAETARLGKSLNRYPDRDAVDLRRELAAYVSRQTGVAVSQDNVWAANGSNEILQQLLQAFGGPGRTAMGFTPSYSMHPILAAGTQTEFIAVPRGEDFRIDLGSALAQVEQHRPDVIFITTPNNPTGDVTPLEAVEELIQAAPGIVIVDEAYAEFSASPSAAHLIGRYPDKLVVSRTMSKAFDFAGGRLGYFVAAPAFIEAVMLVRLPYHLSVLTQAAARVALRHADETLANVDKLARERERVREALLGLGFEVVASESNFLFFGHFDNSHATWQAFLDRGVLIRDVGVPAYLRVTVGLDHENDAFLEAAKEIRYGTA; from the coding sequence CTGTCGGCAGGTACCGCCGCCGCGAACACCACCGTCGATGAGCTGCCGTTGCGCCTTGAGCTCAAAGGCCGGTCCGCCTACGGTGCGCCCCAGCTCGACGTGCCGGTGGCGTTAAACACCAACGAGAACCCGTATCCGCCCTCGCAGGCGCTGATCGACGACTTGGTGGCCGAAACCGCGCGCCTAGGGAAAAGCTTGAACCGCTACCCGGATCGCGACGCGGTCGATCTGCGCCGCGAGTTGGCTGCCTACGTTTCCCGACAGACCGGGGTGGCGGTGAGCCAGGACAATGTGTGGGCGGCCAACGGCTCCAACGAAATCCTCCAACAGCTTCTGCAGGCCTTCGGCGGGCCGGGGCGCACCGCGATGGGATTTACTCCCAGCTACTCCATGCACCCGATCCTTGCGGCGGGTACCCAAACCGAATTTATCGCCGTGCCGCGCGGCGAGGACTTCCGCATTGACCTTGGATCGGCCTTGGCGCAGGTTGAGCAGCACCGCCCGGACGTCATATTCATCACCACCCCGAACAACCCGACTGGGGATGTCACCCCCCTGGAAGCAGTCGAGGAATTAATCCAGGCCGCACCCGGCATCGTGATTGTGGATGAGGCTTACGCGGAGTTTTCAGCCTCGCCTTCTGCGGCGCATCTCATCGGGCGCTACCCGGACAAGTTGGTTGTCTCGCGCACGATGTCGAAAGCTTTCGACTTCGCGGGAGGTCGGCTGGGCTATTTCGTTGCCGCCCCAGCGTTTATTGAGGCGGTCATGCTTGTTCGCCTGCCATATCACCTCTCCGTGCTGACGCAGGCGGCGGCGCGGGTGGCGCTGCGGCACGCGGATGAGACGTTAGCGAATGTAGATAAGCTGGCGCGTGAGCGCGAGCGCGTTCGCGAGGCACTGCTGGGCCTTGGTTTCGAGGTGGTTGCTAGCGAGTCGAATTTTTTGTTCTTCGGCCACTTCGATAATTCCCACGCCACCTGGCAGGCTTTTTTAGACCGCGGCGTTTTGATCCGCGACGTTGGTGTACCGGCTTACCTGCGGGTAACCGTCGGACTCGATCATGAAAATGATGCCTTCCTCGAGGCAGCAAAGGAAATTCGCTATGGCACAGCCTAA
- the hisD gene encoding histidinol dehydrogenase, translated as MLNVTDLRGHTPTAAKLRRVLPRGGTDVTAVLPTVTPLIEEVRSRGVEAALEFGETFDQVRPSAVRVPAEVISRAAAQLDPQVRDGLEEAIRRIRAVHADQLPRPHTTTLAPGAEVTEVFLPVRRVGLYVPGGKAVYPSSVLMNAIPAQEAGVESMVVCSPPQVEFGGWPHPTTLAACALLGITEIWAVGGAQAVALMAYGDDNHGLEPVDKVTGPGNIFVAAAKRVVNGVVGIDAEAGPSEIAVLADDTADPTFVAADLISQAEHDEQAASVLITPSEKLARAVAAEVDRLAAETLNSERAISALGGAQSGIVLVDDLAAAIAVTNAYAAEHLEIHTANAESVAGRITNAGAIFIGPYSPVPLGDYLAGSNHVLPTSGTARFTSGLGTHTFLRQVNMINYNRQALEGVGKHIVALSVAEQLPAHGEAITVRNLNVDKES; from the coding sequence CTGCTTAATGTGACCGACCTGCGCGGGCACACTCCCACAGCGGCGAAGCTGCGCCGGGTTTTGCCGCGTGGCGGCACCGATGTCACCGCGGTGCTTCCGACGGTCACCCCGCTCATTGAGGAGGTTCGTTCCCGTGGGGTGGAGGCCGCACTGGAGTTCGGGGAGACTTTCGACCAAGTCCGACCGAGCGCGGTACGTGTCCCTGCCGAGGTCATTTCCCGTGCCGCTGCGCAGCTTGACCCGCAGGTGCGCGATGGGCTTGAGGAGGCGATTCGTCGGATCCGCGCGGTGCACGCCGACCAGTTACCACGCCCGCACACCACCACGTTAGCGCCGGGTGCTGAGGTCACGGAAGTTTTCCTTCCTGTGCGACGAGTTGGCCTGTACGTTCCCGGCGGCAAAGCTGTTTACCCTTCCAGTGTGTTGATGAACGCTATTCCCGCTCAGGAGGCGGGCGTGGAGTCGATGGTTGTGTGTTCTCCGCCGCAGGTGGAGTTCGGTGGTTGGCCGCACCCGACCACGCTCGCGGCTTGTGCGCTTCTTGGCATTACGGAAATTTGGGCGGTTGGTGGTGCGCAGGCGGTGGCTTTGATGGCTTATGGTGATGACAACCACGGCCTTGAGCCTGTGGATAAAGTCACCGGCCCCGGAAACATTTTCGTCGCCGCAGCCAAGCGTGTGGTCAATGGTGTTGTTGGCATCGATGCGGAGGCGGGGCCCAGTGAAATTGCAGTGTTAGCTGATGACACCGCTGACCCAACCTTCGTTGCAGCCGACTTGATCTCCCAGGCTGAGCACGACGAGCAGGCTGCTTCAGTGTTGATCACGCCCAGTGAGAAACTCGCGCGGGCTGTCGCGGCCGAGGTGGATCGCTTGGCGGCCGAAACTCTCAACTCCGAACGCGCTATTTCTGCGCTTGGCGGTGCGCAGTCTGGCATTGTGCTTGTTGATGACCTCGCTGCCGCCATCGCCGTAACCAACGCTTATGCTGCTGAGCATCTGGAGATCCACACTGCTAACGCCGAAAGCGTCGCGGGCCGGATCACCAACGCTGGGGCGATTTTCATCGGCCCGTATTCGCCGGTGCCTCTGGGTGACTACCTTGCCGGGTCCAACCACGTTTTGCCCACTTCTGGCACGGCCCGCTTCACCTCGGGTCTGGGAACCCATACATTTTTGCGCCAGGTAAACATGATTAATTACAACCGTCAGGCTCTGGAAGGCGTCGGCAAGCACATTGTTGCTCTGTCGGTCGCGGAGCAGCTACCGGCGCACGGCGAGGCGATTACGGTGCGCAACCTCAACGTGGACAAGGAGAGCTAG
- a CDS encoding YbjN domain-containing protein — protein sequence MGKHRADSYLSQVGQAPAEITNGRICDALDSLGFSVLERFDRIVVPHPAYIATVWVSYEKPLMLVVDCTERIPIDFGHSADLARFLNSWNHDRVGPTASLCLNDAGDINVRLRAGVCIRHGLTDEQLLEELCDAFEHMSAFSTQLRIRFLPVEFDVPLAPTLLRAQDMEALLGRHPSSRHLPRDGEHEVSFVPEMYAGHTPCADERETYTQTVGMAQLEDVFEVLDFTYALTPEDVLVTGVNGVAFAVCIDDVDYARITGMWDAGEKADFLALWLMCNSINEKSEGVCAYIQESATSLHVHVETTSLITQGLSVNQLNNFVVTSLVSILSSIDAVSAQCNGSSAVRWPGSDA from the coding sequence ATGGGCAAACACAGAGCCGACAGCTACCTTTCTCAAGTTGGACAGGCCCCGGCCGAAATCACCAACGGGCGCATCTGCGACGCCCTCGACTCACTCGGCTTCAGTGTCTTAGAGCGATTCGACCGCATTGTTGTGCCCCACCCCGCCTACATAGCCACTGTGTGGGTGAGCTACGAAAAGCCACTTATGCTCGTCGTTGACTGCACCGAACGCATCCCCATTGATTTCGGCCACAGCGCCGACCTCGCCCGTTTCCTCAACTCGTGGAACCACGATAGGGTCGGGCCAACCGCCTCCTTATGCCTCAACGACGCTGGCGACATCAACGTGCGGTTGCGCGCCGGGGTGTGTATTCGGCACGGTCTGACAGATGAGCAGCTTCTCGAGGAGCTTTGCGACGCCTTCGAGCACATGTCGGCCTTTAGCACCCAGCTTCGTATTCGCTTCTTGCCGGTCGAGTTCGACGTGCCGCTTGCCCCAACCCTCCTGCGTGCCCAAGACATGGAGGCTTTGTTGGGCCGGCATCCCTCCTCCCGGCACCTGCCGCGCGACGGCGAACACGAAGTGTCCTTCGTCCCCGAAATGTACGCCGGGCACACCCCCTGCGCCGATGAACGAGAAACGTACACCCAAACGGTGGGCATGGCACAGCTTGAAGACGTCTTCGAAGTTCTCGACTTTACCTATGCTTTGACCCCGGAAGACGTTTTAGTTACCGGCGTTAACGGGGTCGCCTTCGCCGTGTGCATTGACGACGTAGACTACGCGCGGATTACCGGCATGTGGGACGCGGGAGAAAAGGCGGACTTTCTTGCCCTGTGGCTGATGTGCAACTCAATCAACGAAAAATCGGAGGGAGTGTGCGCATACATTCAGGAAAGCGCAACTAGCCTGCACGTCCACGTGGAGACAACCAGCCTGATCACCCAAGGCTTGTCCGTCAATCAGCTAAACAACTTCGTCGTCACTTCGCTCGTGTCGATTCTTAGCTCCATCGACGCCGTCAGCGCCCAATGCAACGGCAGCTCCGCTGTGCGTTGGCCCGGCTCGGATGCCTAA
- a CDS encoding TetR family transcriptional regulator produces MQLSRDAISTVALKLLNSYGLADVSMRRIATTLGVAPGALYWHIKNKQELISDLALHIIAPVSANPPSTPEQACASLRAAMLNHRDGAEVVLTAISQPDSVAAEQLFSVMHQALDAAQGEGASTHEKTAAAEGLIYLTLGAAYAHQSALQLEAATGEAPKPSLTRPGSAEGVERAVGFLLKGLGSE; encoded by the coding sequence ATGCAGCTATCACGCGACGCGATTAGCACCGTTGCCCTCAAGCTTCTCAACAGCTATGGGCTTGCCGACGTCTCCATGCGCCGCATTGCCACCACTCTCGGAGTCGCCCCCGGCGCCCTGTATTGGCATATTAAAAACAAACAGGAACTCATCTCCGATCTCGCCTTGCACATCATCGCCCCAGTTTCCGCCAACCCCCCATCCACCCCCGAGCAGGCCTGCGCCTCCTTGCGCGCCGCGATGCTCAACCACCGCGACGGCGCCGAGGTGGTGCTCACGGCAATTAGCCAGCCGGACTCTGTGGCGGCAGAACAACTTTTCTCCGTGATGCATCAGGCGCTTGACGCAGCTCAGGGCGAGGGGGCTTCGACACATGAAAAAACCGCTGCGGCGGAAGGCTTAATCTATCTCACCCTCGGGGCGGCCTACGCACACCAATCCGCTTTGCAGCTGGAAGCCGCCACCGGCGAGGCACCAAAGCCTTCGCTAACTCGCCCCGGCAGCGCCGAAGGCGTCGAACGCGCCGTGGGCTTTTTGCTCAAGGGCCTCGGCAGCGAGTGA